One region of Micromonospora ureilytica genomic DNA includes:
- a CDS encoding amidohydrolase family protein, protein MYQPAINLDDVTAIDMHVHIEVDDHGHTSLPEPLVTAASAYFKTDGPRPAVDTVARYYRERRMVAVVFTVDARTQLKHQPLSSTDIARAAADHADVLIPFGSVDPRTGGAAVELAERLIQEEGVRGFKFHPTVQGFDPSHDEYAPLWGLLERAGVPALFHTGQTGIGAGTPGGYGLRLGLSNPILLDPIAADFPDLQLIMAHPSVPWQDEALSVATHKHNTWIDLSGWSPKYFPAELVRYANSVLKRRVLFGTDYPMLTPDRWLRDVQATDLKPDVLPGILKDNAARLLGLAR, encoded by the coding sequence ATGTACCAGCCCGCGATCAACCTCGACGACGTCACGGCGATCGACATGCACGTGCACATCGAGGTCGACGACCACGGTCACACCTCACTGCCCGAACCGCTCGTGACGGCGGCGTCGGCGTACTTCAAGACGGACGGCCCACGGCCCGCTGTCGACACGGTGGCGCGGTACTACCGCGAGCGGCGCATGGTGGCCGTCGTCTTCACCGTGGACGCGCGTACCCAACTGAAGCATCAGCCCCTGTCGAGCACCGACATCGCCCGTGCGGCGGCCGACCACGCAGACGTGCTCATTCCGTTCGGGTCGGTCGACCCGCGCACCGGGGGAGCGGCAGTCGAACTCGCCGAGCGGTTGATCCAGGAGGAGGGTGTACGCGGCTTCAAGTTCCACCCCACCGTGCAGGGCTTCGACCCCAGCCACGACGAGTACGCGCCGCTGTGGGGGCTGTTGGAGCGGGCGGGTGTCCCGGCGCTCTTCCATACCGGGCAGACAGGCATCGGCGCGGGTACGCCGGGCGGCTACGGTCTGCGGCTCGGTCTGTCGAATCCGATCCTGCTCGACCCGATCGCGGCCGACTTCCCCGACCTGCAGCTCATCATGGCCCACCCGTCGGTGCCCTGGCAGGACGAGGCGTTGTCGGTGGCCACGCACAAGCACAACACCTGGATCGACCTGTCCGGCTGGAGCCCGAAGTACTTCCCAGCCGAGTTGGTGCGCTACGCGAACTCGGTGCTGAAGCGACGGGTGCTCTTCGGCACCGACTACCCGATGCTCACCCCCGATCGGTGGCTGCGCGACGTGCAGGCGACCGACCTCAAGCCGGACGTGCTCCCGGGCATCCTGAAGGACAACGCGGCCCGACTGCTGGGCCTCGCCCGGTGA
- a CDS encoding MaoC family dehydratase, producing MTTTITYDRLGDLAGTDLGHTGYRTVTQDQVDLFADATDDHQWIHVDPERARTGPFGAPIAHGFLTLSLAVPFWTELLEVKGVTTKVNYGLDKVRFPAPVVVGARVRMRATVVEVVEVRGGYQIAVDQTIEIEGGTKPAVVARGLYRFYA from the coding sequence ATGACGACGACCATCACCTACGACCGGCTCGGCGACCTGGCCGGCACCGATCTCGGTCACACCGGGTACCGCACGGTCACCCAGGACCAGGTGGACCTCTTCGCGGACGCAACGGACGACCACCAGTGGATCCACGTCGACCCCGAACGGGCCAGGACCGGTCCGTTCGGCGCGCCGATCGCGCACGGCTTCCTCACCCTCTCCCTGGCGGTTCCCTTCTGGACCGAACTGCTCGAGGTCAAGGGCGTGACCACGAAGGTGAACTACGGCCTCGACAAGGTGCGTTTCCCCGCACCTGTCGTGGTCGGGGCGCGGGTGCGCATGCGGGCCACAGTCGTCGAGGTCGTCGAGGTGCGCGGCGGCTACCAGATCGCTGTCGACCAGACGATCGAGATCGAGGGCGGGACCAAGCCGGCGGTCGTCGCGCGAGGGCTGTACCGCTTCTACGCCTGA
- the pobA gene encoding 4-hydroxybenzoate 3-monooxygenase, which produces MRTQVGIVGAGPAGLMLSHLLHLRGIESVVLESRSRDHVEHRLRAGVLEQGSVDLLCRSGVGERLQREGLRHEGIELRFAGESHRVPMADLTGRAITVYGQQEVVKDLIAARLAAGGSILFEADAVRLDGLDSDSPIVHFRRDGRDEELHCDFVAGCDGFHGVSRGAVPDGVLTTYERTYPFAWLGVLAAAPPAVEELIYANHERGFALYSMRSPEISRLYLQVAPDEDIAAWPDERIWAELRARLETVPGWSLNEGPILEKSITPMRSFVVEPMRWERLFLAGDAVHIVPPTGAKGMNLALADVALLGDAFAAWYDGGRTDLLETYSAKALRRVWRAQHFSWWMTSMLHRLERDDPYESKLQTATLRYVATSEAYARSLSENYVGLPEV; this is translated from the coding sequence ATGCGTACCCAGGTCGGCATCGTCGGCGCCGGGCCGGCGGGACTCATGCTGTCGCACCTGCTGCACCTGCGCGGAATCGAGTCCGTGGTGCTGGAGAGCCGCAGCCGCGACCACGTCGAGCACCGGCTGCGGGCGGGCGTCCTCGAACAGGGTTCGGTCGACCTGCTCTGCCGCAGCGGCGTCGGCGAGCGGCTGCAGCGGGAGGGGCTGCGCCACGAGGGCATCGAGCTGCGCTTCGCCGGTGAGTCGCACCGGGTGCCGATGGCAGATCTGACCGGGCGGGCGATCACCGTCTACGGGCAGCAGGAGGTGGTCAAGGACCTGATCGCCGCCCGGCTCGCGGCCGGCGGCTCGATCCTCTTCGAGGCCGACGCGGTGCGCCTGGACGGTCTCGACTCGGACTCGCCGATCGTCCACTTCCGACGGGATGGGCGGGACGAGGAGTTGCACTGCGACTTCGTCGCCGGCTGCGACGGGTTCCACGGGGTGAGCCGCGGCGCGGTGCCCGACGGGGTGCTGACCACCTACGAGCGGACGTACCCCTTTGCCTGGTTGGGGGTCCTCGCCGCCGCACCGCCGGCGGTGGAGGAGCTCATCTACGCCAACCACGAACGCGGCTTCGCCCTCTACAGCATGCGCTCCCCCGAGATCTCCCGGCTGTATCTACAGGTCGCGCCCGACGAGGACATCGCCGCGTGGCCGGACGAGCGGATCTGGGCGGAGCTGCGGGCACGGTTGGAGACGGTGCCGGGCTGGTCGCTCAACGAGGGACCGATCCTGGAGAAGTCAATCACCCCGATGCGCAGCTTCGTGGTCGAGCCGATGCGGTGGGAGCGGCTGTTCCTGGCCGGGGACGCCGTGCACATCGTCCCGCCCACCGGCGCGAAGGGCATGAACCTGGCCCTCGCCGACGTCGCGTTGCTCGGCGACGCCTTCGCCGCGTGGTACGACGGGGGCCGCACGGATCTGCTGGAGACCTACTCGGCCAAGGCGTTGCGCCGGGTCTGGCGGGCCCAGCACTTCTCCTGGTGGATGACCTCCATGTTGCACCGGCTGGAGCGCGACGACCCGTACGAGTCGAAGCTGCAGACCGCCACGCTGAGGTACGTCGCGACGTCCGAGGCGTACGCCAGGAGCCTGTCCGAGAACTACGTGGGCCTACCCGAGGTCTGA
- a CDS encoding SDR family oxidoreductase yields MSLDGKVAIVTGAGRGLGLAYAQELARRGASVVVNDVDAEATADAVAALESSGGRAVAVVAPVGPTETAKELVSTAVEHFGRLDILVTNAGFLRDTVLWKMSDDDFDTVINVHLRGTFTTVREAVQHMRQAGEGGRIICVGSPTGQRGNFGQTNYAAAKAGIVGMVRTWALELKRAGITANAVVPVAATAMTATVPYFAAAVRAEANGEPMPAFFRHDLGFGTADDVAGLVAFLGSDAAASVTGQVIGVGGDRLQIWTHPEAALTAHRDGGWTYDALVDAWPTTFAGAAQSVGERFPKLPEEFEPPTS; encoded by the coding sequence ATGTCTCTGGACGGCAAGGTCGCCATCGTCACCGGGGCCGGGCGGGGTCTCGGCCTCGCCTATGCGCAGGAGTTGGCGCGGCGGGGCGCCTCGGTCGTGGTCAACGACGTGGACGCCGAGGCCACGGCCGACGCCGTGGCGGCGCTCGAGTCGTCCGGCGGCCGGGCCGTCGCTGTGGTCGCGCCGGTCGGCCCGACCGAGACCGCGAAGGAACTCGTCAGCACTGCGGTCGAGCACTTCGGGCGGCTGGACATCCTCGTCACCAACGCCGGCTTCCTGCGTGACACGGTGCTGTGGAAGATGAGCGACGACGACTTCGACACCGTCATCAACGTGCACCTGCGCGGCACATTCACCACAGTGCGCGAGGCGGTGCAGCACATGCGGCAGGCCGGCGAGGGCGGGCGGATCATCTGCGTCGGGTCACCCACCGGGCAGCGGGGCAACTTCGGCCAGACCAACTACGCTGCCGCCAAGGCGGGCATCGTCGGCATGGTCCGTACCTGGGCGCTCGAACTCAAGCGGGCCGGCATCACCGCCAACGCCGTCGTTCCGGTCGCCGCGACCGCGATGACCGCCACCGTCCCCTACTTCGCCGCGGCGGTGCGGGCCGAGGCGAACGGCGAGCCGATGCCCGCGTTCTTCCGACACGACCTGGGGTTCGGCACGGCGGACGACGTGGCCGGACTTGTCGCGTTCCTCGGCTCCGACGCGGCGGCCTCGGTGACCGGCCAGGTGATAGGTGTCGGCGGGGACCGCCTCCAGATCTGGACCCACCCCGAGGCGGCGCTGACCGCGCACCGCGATGGCGGCTGGACGTACGACGCGCTCGTGGACGCCTGGCCGACGACGTTCGCCGGTGCCGCACAGAGCGTCGGCGAACGCTTCCCGAAACTCCCCGAGGAGTTCGAGCCGCCGACGTCCTGA
- a CDS encoding ABC transporter substrate-binding protein, which produces MKKVMALGLIAATAIALTGCTDSDASNPSEQTSGDLRKVRVAALPITETAALWGGIKAGLFTERGLQVEVLPAQGGAQAIPALLNGDIDFAIGQPFGPFRADLRDLGVVIIGNYASSYADGDDINAVVASAKSGIKRPADLAGKRVAVNSLGAAGDVTIMAAVEKDGGDPSKIKFVEVAFPDAPAQLESGNIDAAWVPEPFVTQLKARGDTSIVAPYQAVVPGLATLTTITTKERTEKDAKLVEDFTAAMKKTLEWAKDPVNDSALRQAIKDNLQLPPAVAESVRLPAFGWEVDRSSLQTLAELAQKYKVLDKQPNFDRLIQQQ; this is translated from the coding sequence ATGAAGAAGGTCATGGCTCTCGGGCTGATCGCCGCCACCGCGATCGCCCTCACCGGATGTACCGACTCCGACGCGTCCAACCCGTCCGAACAGACCTCGGGCGACCTGCGCAAGGTGCGGGTCGCGGCGCTCCCCATCACCGAGACGGCCGCGCTGTGGGGCGGCATCAAGGCAGGCCTCTTCACCGAGCGCGGCCTCCAGGTCGAGGTGCTGCCCGCCCAAGGCGGCGCGCAGGCCATTCCCGCGCTCCTGAACGGCGACATCGACTTCGCGATCGGCCAGCCCTTCGGCCCGTTCCGGGCCGACCTACGGGATCTCGGCGTCGTCATCATCGGCAACTACGCCTCCTCGTACGCCGACGGCGACGACATCAACGCCGTGGTGGCCTCGGCGAAGTCCGGCATCAAGCGGCCGGCCGACCTCGCGGGCAAACGGGTCGCGGTCAACAGCCTGGGCGCCGCCGGCGACGTGACGATCATGGCAGCGGTCGAGAAGGACGGCGGTGACCCGTCGAAAATCAAGTTCGTCGAGGTCGCCTTCCCGGACGCCCCGGCGCAACTCGAATCCGGCAACATCGACGCCGCCTGGGTGCCGGAGCCCTTTGTCACGCAGCTGAAGGCCCGTGGCGACACCTCCATAGTCGCGCCCTACCAGGCGGTGGTGCCCGGCCTGGCCACGCTCACCACCATCACCACCAAGGAACGCACCGAAAAGGACGCCAAGCTGGTCGAGGACTTCACGGCGGCGATGAAGAAGACGCTGGAGTGGGCCAAGGACCCCGTCAACGATTCGGCGCTCCGGCAGGCCATCAAGGACAATCTGCAGCTGCCCCCGGCGGTGGCCGAGTCGGTGCGGCTCCCGGCCTTCGGTTGGGAGGTCGACCGGTCGAGCCTGCAGACCCTCGCCGAGCTCGCGCAGAAGTACAAGGTGCTCGACAAGCAACCCAACTTCGACCGTCTCATCCAGCAGCAGTAG
- a CDS encoding acyl-CoA synthetase: protein MQQHGIGAWVAKRRLKSPDQIAIIHGDRSPMTYGQFAEAADRISAVLRERGVGKGDPVAYLGENSPEFLQVMFGAAQVGAVFVPVNTRLAAPEIAYVLADSGARVLIHDPDFAVSVASAAPAARTPYVIVNGEGTADRPGLARLARAAGTPFTDQADTAHEDPAAIVYTSGTTGRAKGAVLTHGNLTWVALNCVVDYDVVSTDVALMISPLFHVASLGMGALPVILKGATMVIEKGFEPGRALAQIERHGITMLSGVPTTYQLMADHPAWASTDLSTLTKLTCGGSAVPTRILDAYEARGLSFSQGYGMTEAAPGATALPAAMTRVKQGSVGLPHFFTDVRITDAAGAVLPTGAVGEIEVAGPNVFPGYHGLPEATAEAFTADGWFRSGDLGHLDADGYLYISGRLKDMIISGGENIYPLELEQLITEVDGVTSAAVIGVPDERWGEVPWAIVTVREGVSVDTATVRACLDGRIARYKLPKNVVIVDELPRTASGKVRKADLRTRFGA, encoded by the coding sequence ATGCAGCAGCACGGAATCGGCGCCTGGGTGGCCAAGCGCCGGCTCAAGTCCCCGGACCAGATCGCGATCATCCACGGCGACCGGTCGCCCATGACGTACGGACAGTTCGCCGAAGCCGCCGACCGGATCTCGGCGGTGCTGCGGGAGCGGGGCGTCGGCAAGGGCGACCCCGTCGCCTACCTGGGTGAGAACAGCCCCGAATTCCTCCAGGTGATGTTCGGGGCAGCGCAGGTCGGGGCCGTCTTCGTGCCGGTCAACACCAGGCTCGCCGCACCCGAGATCGCCTACGTCCTCGCCGACAGCGGCGCGCGGGTGCTGATCCACGACCCGGACTTCGCGGTGTCGGTGGCCTCCGCCGCGCCGGCCGCCCGGACCCCGTACGTCATCGTCAACGGCGAGGGCACCGCGGACCGGCCCGGGCTGGCCCGCCTGGCACGGGCCGCCGGCACCCCGTTCACCGACCAGGCCGACACCGCCCACGAGGATCCCGCGGCGATCGTCTACACCTCGGGCACGACCGGCCGGGCCAAGGGCGCCGTGCTCACCCACGGCAACCTCACCTGGGTGGCGCTCAACTGTGTTGTCGACTACGACGTCGTCTCCACCGACGTTGCGCTCATGATCTCGCCGCTGTTCCACGTCGCCTCGCTCGGGATGGGTGCCCTGCCCGTCATCCTCAAGGGCGCCACCATGGTCATCGAGAAGGGCTTCGAGCCGGGCCGCGCGCTCGCGCAGATCGAGCGGCACGGGATCACCATGCTCAGCGGCGTGCCGACCACCTACCAGCTGATGGCCGACCACCCCGCCTGGGCGTCGACCGACCTGTCGACGCTGACGAAGCTCACCTGCGGAGGTTCGGCGGTGCCGACCCGCATCCTCGACGCGTACGAGGCGCGGGGGCTGTCGTTCTCGCAGGGTTACGGCATGACCGAGGCCGCGCCGGGCGCGACCGCGCTGCCGGCGGCGATGACACGCGTCAAGCAGGGCAGTGTCGGTCTGCCGCACTTCTTCACCGACGTGCGGATCACCGATGCGGCCGGTGCCGTGCTGCCCACCGGCGCTGTCGGTGAGATCGAGGTGGCCGGGCCCAACGTCTTCCCCGGCTACCACGGGCTCCCGGAGGCGACCGCCGAGGCGTTCACGGCCGACGGGTGGTTCCGCTCCGGCGATCTCGGCCACCTGGACGCCGACGGCTACCTCTACATCTCCGGCCGCCTGAAGGACATGATCATCTCGGGGGGCGAGAACATCTACCCGCTCGAACTCGAGCAACTGATCACCGAGGTCGACGGGGTGACCTCGGCGGCGGTGATCGGCGTACCGGACGAGCGCTGGGGGGAGGTGCCGTGGGCGATCGTGACCGTCCGGGAGGGGGTGTCCGTGGACACCGCCACCGTCCGGGCGTGCCTCGACGGCAGGATCGCGCGCTACAAGCTTCCGAAGAACGTCGTCATCGTGGACGAGCTGCCGCGGACGGCGTCGGGGAAGGTGCGGAAGGCCGATCTGCGGACCCGATTCGGCGCCTAG
- a CDS encoding ABC transporter permease, with the protein MTAYTGRIATRPRSRRTVGSRIAASLLYPLGLPTLLLVLWGLAATRTTSRFFPDPLTIAEAFRDTWVGPAFVEDVLPSLARLGLGVAASIVLGIAAGTVIGLTRWLRDLLEPLLEFLRAIPPPVLIPVVMLLLGITDTMKVVVIVSGAVWPILLNTIEGVRGTDSVMKETAESFQVSWWERLWFLVLPAASPRIMAGVRQALSVALILMVISEMFASSSGLGYRIAYFQRNYLIAEMWSGIVLLGLVGVFLAVAFGLVERRVLRWYHGIREVNRA; encoded by the coding sequence GTGACCGCGTACACCGGGCGGATCGCCACCAGGCCACGCAGCCGCCGGACGGTCGGATCCCGGATCGCGGCGAGCCTTCTCTACCCGCTGGGGCTGCCGACGCTGCTGCTGGTGCTCTGGGGTCTGGCGGCGACGAGGACGACGAGTCGGTTCTTCCCGGACCCGTTGACGATCGCCGAAGCCTTCCGGGACACCTGGGTCGGGCCGGCGTTCGTCGAGGACGTGCTGCCGAGCCTCGCCCGCCTCGGCCTCGGCGTCGCCGCGTCGATCGTGCTCGGCATCGCCGCCGGCACCGTCATCGGCCTGACCCGGTGGTTGCGTGACCTCCTCGAACCACTGCTGGAGTTCCTCCGGGCCATCCCGCCACCGGTGCTGATTCCGGTGGTGATGCTCCTGCTCGGGATCACGGACACCATGAAGGTGGTCGTGATCGTCTCCGGCGCGGTCTGGCCGATCCTGTTGAACACCATCGAGGGGGTCCGAGGGACGGACAGCGTCATGAAGGAGACCGCGGAGTCGTTCCAGGTCTCCTGGTGGGAGCGGCTCTGGTTCCTCGTGCTCCCGGCCGCCAGCCCACGGATCATGGCCGGGGTTCGTCAGGCCCTCTCGGTCGCGCTGATCCTGATGGTCATCTCGGAGATGTTCGCCTCCTCCTCCGGCCTCGGCTACCGGATCGCCTACTTCCAGCGCAACTACCTGATCGCCGAGATGTGGAGCGGCATCGTCCTTCTCGGTCTCGTCGGCGTCTTCCTCGCCGTCGCTTTCGGTCTCGTCGAACGGCGCGTTCTGCGCTGGTACCACGGAATCAGGGAGGTCAACCGTGCCTGA
- a CDS encoding IclR family transcriptional regulator: MRAEPGRSVTSKVLALLDAFSPATPALTLSELARRAGLPLPTVYRRAAELVAWGALERGDDGRYRIGLRLWEVGSLAPRGLGLRELALPVMEDLYEVTHENVQLAVRQDLELVFIERIAGRHAVPVLTRVGGRFALHATGVGLVLLAHAPAEVQEQVLAAPLERYTELTITDPRRLRSCLAEVRRVGYAVSDRQVTMDALSVAAPIRVPEGVVAAISLVVAHDRADPVALAPLVQAAGRVVSRALNSSTRPAV, encoded by the coding sequence GTGCGCGCAGAACCGGGGCGGTCGGTGACGAGCAAGGTCCTGGCGCTGCTCGACGCGTTCAGCCCGGCCACCCCGGCGCTGACCCTGAGCGAGTTGGCGCGTCGCGCCGGGCTGCCCCTGCCCACCGTGTACCGGCGGGCCGCGGAACTGGTCGCGTGGGGAGCGCTGGAGCGCGGCGACGACGGACGGTACCGGATCGGTCTGCGGCTGTGGGAGGTGGGCTCGCTCGCCCCGAGGGGCCTGGGGCTGCGGGAGTTGGCCCTGCCGGTCATGGAGGACCTGTACGAGGTGACCCACGAGAACGTCCAGCTCGCCGTCCGGCAGGACCTCGAACTCGTCTTCATCGAACGGATCGCCGGGCGGCACGCGGTGCCCGTGCTCACCCGGGTGGGGGGCCGCTTCGCGCTGCACGCCACAGGCGTCGGGTTGGTCCTGCTCGCCCACGCGCCCGCCGAGGTGCAGGAGCAGGTGCTGGCCGCCCCGCTGGAGCGGTACACCGAACTGACCATCACCGACCCGAGGCGGTTGCGTAGCTGCCTCGCCGAGGTTCGCCGGGTCGGGTACGCGGTCAGCGACCGCCAGGTCACGATGGACGCCCTCTCGGTGGCGGCACCGATCCGCGTACCGGAGGGCGTGGTGGCGGCGATCTCGTTGGTGGTCGCCCACGACCGGGCGGACCCGGTGGCGTTGGCCCCGCTGGTCCAGGCCGCGGGCCGGGTGGTCTCCAGGGCGCTGAACAGCTCCACACGACCTGCCGTCTGA
- a CDS encoding ABC transporter ATP-binding protein → MPDRRTLLRVEHLRKVYESATGDVEAIGDISFTMDAGELVCVVGPSGCGKTTLLKCLAGLLRPTSGVVEMDGSPVTGPSPAMAVVFQEYGRSLYPWLTVRGNVELPLRHKKLSRAARTTLVVDALEAVGLTHAARSHPWQLSGGMQQRVAIARAIAYQPDVLIMDEPFAAVDAQTRADLEDLVRELHASRTISVVFVTHDIDESVYLGQRVLVLSTSPTWVQEDLAIDLPPERDQITTRALPRFTELRTHVYDQIQRAKRGQAVAPRPAR, encoded by the coding sequence GTGCCTGATCGGCGCACCCTGTTGCGGGTGGAGCACCTGCGGAAGGTCTACGAGTCCGCCACGGGCGACGTCGAGGCGATCGGGGACATCAGCTTCACGATGGACGCCGGCGAGCTCGTCTGCGTCGTCGGGCCGTCCGGGTGCGGCAAGACCACCCTCCTGAAGTGCCTCGCCGGCCTGCTGCGGCCCACCAGTGGCGTGGTCGAGATGGACGGCTCGCCGGTTACCGGGCCCAGCCCAGCCATGGCCGTCGTGTTCCAGGAGTACGGTCGCAGCCTCTACCCGTGGCTCACCGTGCGCGGAAACGTCGAGCTTCCGCTGCGGCACAAGAAACTCTCCCGGGCGGCCCGGACCACGCTTGTCGTCGACGCTCTCGAGGCGGTGGGCCTCACGCACGCCGCGCGAAGCCACCCGTGGCAGCTCTCCGGGGGGATGCAACAGCGCGTGGCGATCGCGCGGGCGATCGCCTACCAACCCGACGTCCTGATCATGGACGAACCGTTCGCCGCGGTGGACGCGCAGACCCGAGCCGACCTGGAGGACCTGGTCCGCGAGCTGCACGCAAGCCGCACCATCTCGGTTGTCTTCGTCACTCACGACATCGACGAGTCGGTGTATCTCGGTCAGCGGGTTCTAGTATTGTCCACGTCGCCGACCTGGGTCCAGGAGGACCTCGCGATCGACCTGCCGCCGGAGCGCGATCAGATCACGACCCGCGCCCTACCCCGTTTCACGGAGCTGCGGACGCACGTCTACGACCAGATCCAGCGGGCCAAGCGCGGGCAGGCTGTGGCCCCGCGACCCGCGCGGTGA
- a CDS encoding PaaX family transcriptional regulator, which yields MGSRQPKQLLLAFFGEHVVDGTTGPIRASVLINVLEGADVAAPATRATLDRLVHSGILARSRSGRETLFSLTDHGVAVLREAKYRVRGPRPFDPQGSGWTLVTFSIPEGQRMLRHRLRSTLTWEGFAPIRDGLWLAPGEVDLAGSLAPLRQDLAPNTVVAFHARELAGFPIAESVRAAWDIEAIRRAHLAFIDVWDDPSAATMAPSALTVRTMLVADWLALLRADPRLPAEFMDAEWPATRSVETYRRMHEKLAGASAAEFAALVAARPAARRRIGSADRPSAPSPTPSAAARPR from the coding sequence GTGGGTAGTCGTCAGCCGAAGCAGTTGTTGCTCGCCTTCTTCGGCGAGCATGTCGTCGACGGCACCACGGGGCCGATCCGGGCGAGCGTCCTGATCAACGTGCTGGAGGGCGCGGACGTCGCCGCGCCGGCCACCCGCGCGACCCTCGACCGTCTCGTGCACAGCGGCATCCTCGCCCGCAGCAGGAGTGGCCGGGAAACGCTGTTCTCGCTGACCGACCACGGCGTCGCGGTGCTGCGCGAGGCGAAGTACCGCGTGCGCGGGCCGCGGCCGTTTGACCCACAGGGCAGCGGCTGGACCCTTGTCACCTTCTCGATCCCGGAGGGCCAGCGGATGCTGCGGCACCGACTGCGCTCAACCCTCACCTGGGAGGGCTTCGCGCCGATCCGGGACGGGCTCTGGCTCGCGCCCGGCGAGGTCGACCTCGCCGGGTCGTTGGCGCCGCTGCGGCAGGACCTCGCGCCCAACACCGTGGTCGCCTTCCACGCCCGCGAACTCGCCGGGTTCCCGATCGCCGAGAGCGTACGCGCGGCGTGGGACATCGAGGCGATCCGACGCGCGCACCTCGCCTTCATCGACGTGTGGGACGACCCGTCGGCGGCGACGATGGCGCCGAGTGCCCTCACCGTACGGACGATGCTCGTGGCGGACTGGCTCGCGCTGCTGCGCGCCGACCCGAGGCTGCCGGCCGAGTTCATGGACGCGGAGTGGCCCGCCACGAGATCGGTGGAGACCTACCGTCGGATGCACGAGAAGCTGGCCGGGGCGTCCGCGGCGGAGTTCGCCGCACTCGTCGCCGCCCGGCCCGCCGCTAGGCGCCGAATCGGGTCCGCAGATCGGCCTTCCGCACCTTCCCCGACGCCGTCCGCGGCAGCTCGTCCACGATGA
- a CDS encoding ABC transporter permease, with the protein MRVFTTRRLRALRKAMLGVVGLTGFLVVWQLIPTLGLINPLYLPYVTDVLARLFEQLVDLAFWRRLGSTMTSWAIGLTVATIAAVALGTVVGLVPFLRRATHTTVEFLRPIPSVALIPLAVLMFGIQRQAALVIIIYASFWQVFVQVIYGVADVDSVARDTARSFGLTRREQLSHLVLPTTLPYLMTGLRLAAAVALILAITAEMVIGNPGLGRMIELSRSAGDAAGLYALVVVTGLLGLMVNVVFRFIERRVLSWHQSVRGEEPL; encoded by the coding sequence ATGCGCGTGTTCACCACCCGACGCCTGCGCGCGTTACGCAAGGCGATGCTGGGTGTCGTCGGCCTGACCGGGTTCCTCGTCGTCTGGCAGCTGATCCCGACGCTGGGCCTGATCAACCCGCTGTATCTGCCGTACGTGACGGACGTGCTGGCGCGGCTGTTCGAGCAGCTCGTCGACCTCGCGTTCTGGCGGCGGCTGGGCAGCACAATGACATCCTGGGCGATCGGCCTGACGGTGGCGACAATCGCCGCCGTCGCCCTCGGCACGGTCGTCGGGTTGGTGCCGTTCCTACGACGCGCGACCCACACGACTGTCGAGTTCCTGCGACCGATCCCGTCGGTCGCCCTCATCCCGCTCGCCGTGCTGATGTTCGGCATCCAGCGGCAGGCGGCCCTCGTCATCATCATCTACGCGTCGTTCTGGCAGGTGTTCGTGCAGGTGATCTACGGTGTCGCCGACGTCGACTCGGTGGCTCGCGACACCGCCCGCAGCTTCGGTCTGACCCGGCGGGAGCAGCTGTCGCACCTCGTCCTGCCGACCACCCTGCCGTACCTCATGACGGGTCTGCGGCTCGCCGCGGCGGTCGCGCTCATCCTCGCCATCACCGCGGAGATGGTGATCGGCAACCCCGGCCTCGGGCGCATGATCGAGTTGTCCCGGTCCGCCGGGGACGCCGCCGGCCTGTACGCGCTGGTCGTGGTCACCGGCCTGCTCGGGCTCATGGTGAACGTCGTCTTCCGGTTCATCGAGCGTCGGGTGCTGTCGTGGCACCAGTCCGTACGAGGCGAGGAGCCGCTGTGA